From the Psychrobacillus sp. FSL K6-4046 genome, one window contains:
- a CDS encoding DUF4097 family beta strand repeat-containing protein, producing the protein MNLKRIVYVCITILLVGVVINIAFNVRGFYQVDAAKVTTITEQFDHVEVTSDNASISVLPTSSSDASVEYSSKQNRKNLSVKVKDNTLLVELKQKWWNNFRFVINTSSNKLIIYLPEKEYEEIMVSTSNGSVEGKEIKANQFIFESDNGSVELEDIIGKDVYAETNNGKVFMKNVEGKIEADSDNGSITLNTKTLDQHISLSTDNGSIEVNSDQEPTNATITASNDFGGINIYGSSDKTITYGKGKYQIELDTDLGSISVK; encoded by the coding sequence ATGAATTTAAAAAGAATAGTATACGTTTGTATAACCATTTTATTGGTTGGAGTTGTTATTAATATTGCCTTTAATGTAAGAGGATTTTATCAAGTAGACGCTGCTAAGGTAACAACCATAACTGAGCAGTTTGATCATGTGGAAGTCACTTCTGACAATGCATCTATTAGTGTATTACCTACGTCTAGTTCGGATGCGTCAGTTGAATATTCATCCAAACAAAACAGAAAAAATCTTTCGGTTAAAGTGAAGGACAATACTCTATTAGTAGAGCTAAAGCAAAAGTGGTGGAATAATTTTAGATTTGTAATAAACACGAGCAGTAATAAGCTAATCATTTATTTACCTGAAAAAGAATATGAAGAAATAATGGTGTCTACATCGAATGGCAGTGTGGAAGGGAAGGAGATTAAGGCAAATCAATTTATATTTGAATCTGATAATGGTTCAGTAGAATTAGAAGACATTATTGGCAAAGATGTCTATGCCGAAACGAATAACGGTAAAGTTTTCATGAAAAATGTCGAAGGAAAAATCGAGGCAGATTCAGACAATGGATCCATCACGTTGAATACAAAAACACTAGATCAGCATATCAGCCTAAGCACGGATAATGGTAGCATTGAAGTGAACTCTGATCAGGAGCCTACAAACGCAACCATTACAGCAAGCAATGATTTCGGTGGTATTAATATCTACGGATCCTCTGATAAAACCATCACATATGGCAAAGGCAAGTATCAAATTGAGTTAGATACGGATTTAGGCAGTATATCTGTTAAATAA
- a CDS encoding aminoglycoside phosphotransferase family protein: MKYPATFVDKITGAFQEEGKQWLNRLHLVIEEYKEKWELSIEEPVDNLSYNYVINVTQQDGTQAILKIGVPNWDFSNEINTLITYNGTGCVKLLRFDSKDGIMLLEKLSPGNMLSDLPEEEAIETYVEVWSKLPRTVNPTYSMTEIITWFSGFDRFLRSEYADKYPLKEFVLEAKSFVSDFINNKDEIFLLHGDLHHENILCSDLHGWTAIDPKGVIGHLYFDFTSFMVNHLPRNQDVKQVIHNRINKISALLHLDKQKLIKASFIMGTLSACWAIEDKDPNWEISFISTQHFRSFLVE; encoded by the coding sequence ATGAAGTATCCAGCAACATTTGTAGATAAAATAACAGGAGCTTTCCAAGAAGAAGGAAAGCAATGGCTCAATCGATTACATCTAGTAATAGAAGAATATAAAGAAAAATGGGAGTTGTCGATAGAGGAACCAGTAGACAACTTGTCTTATAACTATGTAATAAACGTAACGCAGCAAGATGGAACACAAGCAATTCTCAAAATAGGAGTTCCTAACTGGGATTTTTCTAATGAAATTAACACGCTTATTACATATAACGGAACAGGATGTGTAAAATTACTTCGATTTGATTCCAAGGATGGGATTATGTTACTCGAAAAACTATCTCCAGGCAATATGCTTTCTGATTTGCCGGAGGAAGAGGCAATCGAGACATATGTTGAGGTATGGAGCAAACTACCAAGAACAGTAAATCCAACATACTCAATGACAGAAATCATTACATGGTTCTCAGGTTTTGACCGTTTTTTGAGGAGTGAGTATGCAGACAAGTATCCTTTGAAGGAATTTGTATTAGAAGCCAAATCTTTTGTTAGCGACTTTATAAACAACAAAGATGAGATATTTCTTTTGCATGGAGATTTGCATCATGAAAACATCCTATGTTCCGACTTACATGGTTGGACAGCTATAGATCCAAAAGGAGTGATAGGTCATCTATATTTTGACTTTACTTCCTTTATGGTCAATCATCTTCCGAGAAATCAAGATGTGAAACAAGTAATACACAACAGAATAAATAAAATTTCTGCTTTATTACATTTAGATAAACAAAAACTAATTAAAGCTAGTTTTATAATGGGAACTTTGAGTGCTTGCTGGGCAATCGAAGATAAGGATCCGAACTGGGAGATATCTTTCATAAGCACTCAACATTTTCGTAGCTTCCTAGTTGAGTAA
- a CDS encoding GNAT family N-acetyltransferase, producing MEILIESATLDDFNSINLLVKEGHDKHSLALPNIFRQVDQVMPDEYFHSLLTNPSSEILIARLANEVVGFAVLEVKDAPLFDSLIPRKFAYINDFGVAGKHNRKGVGKKIFHACLDWTRSQGATTLELNVWEFNNGAISFYESLGMETVSRKMAVRIDE from the coding sequence ATGGAAATTTTAATAGAAAGTGCAACTTTAGATGATTTTAATTCGATAAATTTATTAGTTAAAGAAGGGCATGACAAACATTCCCTTGCCTTACCAAATATTTTTAGACAGGTCGACCAAGTAATGCCGGATGAATACTTCCATTCGTTGTTAACAAATCCATCCAGTGAAATATTAATAGCGAGGCTTGCTAATGAGGTAGTTGGGTTTGCGGTATTAGAGGTTAAAGATGCTCCTCTGTTCGACTCATTAATTCCAAGAAAATTTGCATATATCAATGACTTTGGAGTGGCAGGCAAGCATAACAGAAAGGGTGTTGGCAAAAAAATATTCCATGCATGCCTGGATTGGACAAGAAGCCAAGGAGCAACTACATTGGAATTGAACGTGTGGGAATTCAATAATGGCGCCATTTCCTTTTACGAAAGTCTTGGAATGGAAACAGTTAGCAGGAAGATGGCAGTTCGTATAGATGAATAA